One segment of Bacteroides sp. DNA contains the following:
- a CDS encoding alpha/beta hydrolase-fold protein produces MKTKILLLLAAGMLCCFACSKELDNPGNDLTVSLKSLVSGEGTLVSEVIHSTGLEGNLAGLPADRNLKIYLPKSYETCPEKRFPVIYFLHGMPAWGGMLTDAEPFEIFFQMAQLQARVDFPEQGFEHWVNDLIDNEAMREVIIVMPDARTIFGPCIYQNSEILGNFEDYIVQDVVSYMDTHYRTIPHFNWRALTGHCAGGYGALQIAMKYPHVFRNVGALSPAHFPEPTWLAIAGFMTMEDALWEGYGAPAGPMPYDPFQPFKFANNTAYALAQAWLPNLSNPPFFCDLPFTYVDGQPVIVPELMTKVNAQSLFALSAANVTGMRKLKTIYFDCGENDDLGMYEPNLMFHEHLMRLNIKHDFETYSGTHISHLYDRLGKLWIDLSNDFPEED; encoded by the coding sequence ATGAAAACAAAAATTTTACTGCTGCTGGCTGCCGGCATGTTGTGTTGTTTCGCTTGCAGCAAAGAGCTTGACAATCCCGGGAACGACCTGACTGTGTCATTAAAATCGCTGGTTTCCGGAGAGGGAACCCTTGTTTCAGAGGTCATTCACAGCACCGGGCTTGAAGGAAACCTGGCAGGACTTCCTGCTGACCGAAATTTGAAAATTTACCTGCCTAAAAGCTATGAAACCTGCCCCGAAAAACGATTTCCTGTCATCTATTTTTTGCATGGCATGCCCGCCTGGGGAGGTATGCTGACGGATGCTGAGCCTTTTGAAATTTTCTTCCAAATGGCACAGTTGCAAGCGCGTGTTGATTTCCCGGAACAGGGATTTGAGCACTGGGTGAATGATTTGATTGACAATGAAGCCATGCGGGAAGTGATTATTGTAATGCCTGATGCCCGCACGATTTTTGGACCGTGTATCTATCAAAATTCTGAAATCCTGGGAAATTTCGAAGATTACATTGTGCAGGATGTGGTTTCGTATATGGATACCCATTACCGGACAATTCCGCATTTTAACTGGCGGGCGCTTACAGGGCATTGTGCCGGTGGCTATGGCGCTTTGCAGATTGCAATGAAATATCCGCATGTCTTTCGCAATGTGGGGGCTTTGTCGCCTGCCCATTTCCCGGAACCAACCTGGCTGGCCATTGCAGGATTTATGACCATGGAAGATGCCCTTTGGGAAGGTTATGGAGCTCCTGCAGGCCCAATGCCTTACGACCCTTTTCAGCCCTTTAAGTTTGCCAACAACACCGCATACGCATTGGCACAGGCATGGCTTCCCAATTTGAGTAACCCGCCCTTTTTCTGCGACCTGCCTTTTACCTATGTGGATGGGCAGCCAGTTATTGTTCCTGAGTTAATGACAAAGGTAAATGCCCAGAGCCTTTTTGCACTTTCCGCAGCCAATGTCACAGGCATGAGAAAACTGAAAACCATTTATTTTGATTGCGGGGAAAATGATGATCTGGGCATGTACGAACCCAACCTGATGTTTCACGAACACCTGATGCGCTTAAACATAAAACACGATTTCGAAACCTACAGCGGAACCCACATCAGCCACCTGTATGACCGGCTGGGAAAATTATGGATTGACTTGTCCAATGATTTTCCTGAAGAGGATTAA
- a CDS encoding FISUMP domain-containing protein — MKEKVQEKRAFARIALFISAVMLTALTFHSCQKDLDMMNVEEIGLKTDAVSEINLDYPEAVTAGGDFTITFSSSCGRIMIERGFTAEVNELGEIINKVYKDLSCDTENLLWEAVGLDEYEDCQGGSITENIEEPGTYVYRAKLNFKAKNKTECPDCEAFFGNQYECFMITVAEGSTYETFTDPRDGKVYKIITIGTQTWMAENLAYNGPDSEGNDIYGIYAYQNDESNVATYGRLYMWDAAIAACPAGWHLPTNDEWNILINYLSDNGYGLEGNATYVAKALASTTGWMTSIYPGNPGYEPESNNSSGFTAMPGGTRDQSGYFWYMGKCADYWTATESSPGSYLATYREVYFSTPWVYSYAYNYKQNAHGVRCVKDAE, encoded by the coding sequence ATGAAAGAAAAAGTACAAGAAAAAAGAGCTTTTGCAAGGATCGCTCTTTTCATCTCAGCAGTCATGCTGACGGCATTGACGTTTCATTCCTGCCAGAAGGACCTGGACATGATGAACGTGGAAGAAATCGGTCTGAAAACCGATGCGGTTTCCGAGATTAATCTCGACTATCCCGAGGCTGTGACAGCCGGGGGAGATTTTACCATCACCTTCTCTTCAAGCTGCGGGAGGATCATGATCGAACGGGGTTTTACCGCAGAAGTGAATGAACTTGGTGAGATCATCAACAAAGTGTACAAAGATTTGAGCTGCGACACGGAAAACCTGCTATGGGAGGCTGTTGGCCTCGACGAATATGAAGACTGCCAGGGAGGAAGCATCACCGAAAACATTGAAGAACCCGGCACCTATGTTTACAGGGCCAAGCTGAACTTCAAGGCAAAAAATAAAACAGAATGCCCTGATTGTGAAGCCTTCTTCGGTAACCAATACGAATGTTTCATGATCACGGTCGCGGAAGGATCAACCTATGAAACTTTTACCGATCCACGCGACGGGAAAGTTTATAAAATCATTACCATTGGCACCCAAACCTGGATGGCAGAAAACCTGGCTTATAATGGACCAGATTCAGAAGGGAATGACATATACGGAATTTATGCCTATCAAAATGACGAAAGCAATGTGGCAACCTATGGCAGGTTATACATGTGGGATGCAGCCATAGCCGCCTGCCCAGCCGGATGGCACCTGCCCACAAACGATGAATGGAACATTTTAATTAATTACCTGTCTGACAATGGATATGGTTTAGAAGGAAATGCCACCTACGTTGCCAAAGCGCTGGCATCAACCACCGGATGGATGACCTCAATATATCCAGGAAATCCTGGCTACGAACCCGAAAGCAACAACAGCAGTGGTTTTACAGCCATGCCGGGAGGAACCCGCGATCAAAGCGGATATTTTTGGTATATGGGAAAATGTGCTGACTACTGGACTGCAACCGAATCCTCTCCAGGCTCCTACTTAGCCACATACAGAGAAGTATATTTTTCCACCCCTTGGGTATATTCTTATGCTTATAATTATAAACAGAATGCCCATGGTGTTCGCTGTGTAAAAGATGCAGAATGA
- a CDS encoding FISUMP domain-containing protein, which yields MKEKVQEKRAFGRIALFISAVMLTALTFHSCQKDLEMMNVEEIGLKNGAVSEINLDYPEAVTAGEDFTITFSSTCGRIMLERGFTAEVDELGVITNKVYKGLTCNMPNLMWEPAVEDIFEDCGGATITQNLAEPGTYVYRAKLNFKAKNNSGCVDCGDFLGNQYECFTVIAGNENLGTFTDARDGKVYMWVKIGEQIWMAENLAYNLEGSYITENPNDTEICGRYYNWEQAQTVAPEGWHLPSKAEWFELMHYLYDNGYYCGTVSTAVAKSIALPGVWNNSAVASAPGNPDDGCNYNSTGFSAFPAGFYGFYGEYSLTYFGQWASFWSSNSANYDPSFAEYIGLSYDFDGIIPGNTLKTFYMTVRCVKDAE from the coding sequence ATGAAAGAAAAAGTACAAGAAAAAAGAGCTTTCGGAAGGATTGCTCTATTCATTTCAGCTGTCATGCTGACGGCATTGACGTTTCATTCCTGCCAGAAAGACCTGGAAATGATGAACGTGGAGGAAATCGGCCTGAAAAACGGCGCGGTTTCCGAGATTAATCTCGACTATCCCGAGGCTGTTACAGCCGGGGAAGACTTTACCATCACCTTCTCCTCAACCTGCGGGAGGATCATGCTTGAGCGGGGTTTTACCGCAGAAGTGGATGAGCTTGGTGTGATCACCAACAAAGTATACAAGGGCCTGACCTGCAACATGCCGAACCTGATGTGGGAGCCTGCTGTGGAAGATATATTTGAAGACTGCGGGGGGGCGACCATCACCCAAAACCTGGCAGAGCCCGGCACCTATGTTTACAGGGCCAAGCTGAATTTCAAGGCAAAGAACAATTCAGGATGTGTTGATTGCGGGGATTTCCTGGGCAACCAATACGAGTGTTTTACCGTGATTGCAGGAAACGAAAATCTGGGAACCTTTACCGATGCACGGGATGGCAAAGTATATATGTGGGTAAAGATCGGCGAACAGATCTGGATGGCTGAGAACCTGGCTTACAACCTTGAAGGCAGTTATATTACCGAAAATCCAAACGATACTGAAATTTGTGGCAGGTATTACAATTGGGAGCAGGCACAAACTGTAGCACCGGAAGGTTGGCACCTTCCTTCAAAGGCAGAATGGTTTGAACTGATGCACTACCTCTACGATAACGGTTATTATTGCGGGACAGTTTCTACCGCTGTAGCCAAATCGATTGCATTGCCTGGCGTATGGAACAACTCAGCCGTTGCAAGTGCCCCGGGTAACCCTGATGATGGCTGCAACTACAACAGCACCGGTTTCTCAGCCTTTCCGGCAGGGTTTTACGGATTTTACGGAGAATATTCATTGACTTATTTTGGACAATGGGCTTCTTTCTGGTCTTCTAACAGTGCTAATTACGACCCCAGCTTTGCTGAATACATTGGACTGTCTTATGATTTTGATGGCATTATACCAGGCAATACGCTCAAAACATTCTATATGACTGTTCGTTGTGTGAAGGATGCAGAATGA
- a CDS encoding helix-turn-helix domain-containing protein: protein MLLFFSILGIFLSVLLLSFNARRNTTTHYLGSFFFLLSLYMLAQWGLLYSKSVPVVTGLLASFSLVFPPLYLTGPMLFWYVRSVLNDQNKLSKRDLWHLLPMLIYFLAGLPFTFTVPLSEKAAIAREVVSNVGVMQAYALTFLSRFFGVADIYLSRPLLVLGYTLWSMGLIARYYSQNKLKGVFKSQYFMLKFLVLLTGLVFLMSTTHIILIIDTFKLDFSEISFGVNLVRIISILGLTGLLISPFLFPEILYGLPRMPVSRNKDLKETDNIQDEETKKSPVHFEKQYLELIERRMDELMENDQPYLSTDFNINQLAVQIGVPVHHLAYYFREVRKETFSDYRNKWRVKHAKKLIEEGKTSQLTLEAIATLAGFSNRNSFRSVFQKIEGICPSTFALQFKEAE from the coding sequence ATGCTTTTATTTTTTTCCATCCTTGGGATCTTTTTGTCGGTGCTGTTGTTGTCGTTCAATGCGAGAAGAAACACCACGACACACTACCTGGGGAGTTTCTTTTTCCTGCTGAGCCTTTATATGCTGGCCCAGTGGGGCTTGCTTTACTCAAAATCGGTTCCGGTGGTTACCGGGCTCCTGGCGTCTTTTTCCCTTGTTTTTCCACCACTATACTTAACCGGACCGATGCTTTTCTGGTATGTGAGGAGCGTGTTGAATGACCAGAACAAGCTTAGTAAACGCGATCTGTGGCATTTACTGCCCATGCTGATCTATTTTCTGGCAGGCCTCCCCTTTACTTTTACAGTCCCCTTGTCGGAAAAGGCAGCCATCGCCAGGGAGGTGGTCAGCAATGTGGGAGTCATGCAGGCCTACGCCCTGACCTTTTTGTCCAGGTTCTTCGGCGTGGCCGATATATACCTCAGCCGACCCCTGCTGGTGCTGGGCTATACCCTATGGTCAATGGGATTGATAGCCAGGTATTATTCCCAGAATAAACTAAAGGGAGTTTTCAAAAGCCAGTATTTCATGCTGAAATTTTTGGTCCTCCTCACGGGATTGGTCTTCCTGATGAGCACCACCCATATCATCCTCATCATCGACACCTTTAAGCTGGATTTCTCGGAGATCTCCTTCGGGGTCAACCTGGTGCGCATCATCTCGATCCTGGGGCTCACCGGATTGCTGATCTCGCCCTTCCTCTTTCCGGAAATTTTATATGGCCTGCCCCGCATGCCGGTGTCCCGGAACAAAGATCTTAAGGAAACGGACAATATACAGGATGAAGAAACAAAAAAATCGCCGGTTCATTTTGAAAAGCAATACCTTGAATTGATTGAACGGCGCATGGACGAGCTCATGGAAAACGATCAGCCTTATCTTTCAACCGATTTCAACATCAACCAGCTGGCGGTCCAAATTGGGGTCCCCGTTCATCACCTGGCCTATTATTTCAGGGAGGTCAGGAAGGAGACCTTCTCCGATTACCGCAACAAATGGCGGGTGAAACATGCCAAAAAGCTGATTGAAGAAGGGAAAACCAGCCAGCTCACCCTGGAAGCCATCGCCACGCTCGCTGGGTTCTCCAACCGCAATTCATTCCGTTCTGTCTTCCAGAAAATTGAAGGGATCTGTCCCAGTACCTTCGCGCTTCAGTTTAAAGAGGCTGAATAG
- a CDS encoding NAD(P)-dependent alcohol dehydrogenase, translated as MEKMKAIRYDKKGTPGKLSLSEVDKPVPKDHELLVRVHAVSLNAADYRSMKMGIIPKKRIFGADVAGTVEAAGEKTAMFKPGDEVMADLAGFGFGGLAGYVAAPERAFVLKPAGVSFEDAATLPLAGVTALQALRDKGSIQKDEKVLIVGSAGSVGSFAVQLAKWFGAEVTGVCSSGKISQTLAIGADHAIDYTRERFWDSDKRYDLILAINGNYPLRAYRKALTPRGRYVMVGGSLSQIIRSLAFGWILSLGSKKMRSLSAKPSQHDLALLGSLLEKGVIKPVIDSRYTLAEATEAMNYLSQGHASGKVVIRIE; from the coding sequence ATGGAAAAAATGAAAGCCATACGATACGACAAGAAAGGGACCCCTGGGAAACTTTCTTTATCTGAAGTGGATAAACCTGTTCCGAAAGATCACGAGCTCCTGGTCCGCGTGCACGCAGTCTCCTTGAATGCCGCCGACTACCGCTCCATGAAAATGGGGATCATTCCCAAAAAAAGGATCTTTGGCGCCGATGTGGCAGGAACTGTTGAAGCCGCCGGAGAAAAAACCGCAATGTTTAAACCGGGTGATGAGGTCATGGCCGATCTTGCCGGTTTCGGTTTTGGGGGTCTTGCCGGGTATGTTGCTGCTCCCGAAAGGGCATTTGTTTTAAAACCTGCCGGGGTTTCCTTTGAGGACGCTGCCACCCTGCCCCTGGCCGGCGTTACTGCCCTTCAGGCCTTGCGCGACAAAGGCAGCATCCAAAAGGATGAGAAGGTGCTGATTGTTGGCAGTGCCGGCAGCGTTGGATCATTTGCCGTCCAGCTCGCCAAATGGTTCGGGGCTGAAGTGACAGGAGTTTGCAGTTCAGGGAAAATAAGCCAGACCCTGGCCATTGGCGCCGATCATGCCATTGACTACACCAGGGAGCGTTTCTGGGATAGCGATAAGCGGTACGACCTCATTTTGGCAATCAATGGCAATTATCCCCTAAGGGCTTACCGGAAGGCCCTGACTCCCAGGGGACGCTATGTCATGGTGGGAGGCTCCCTGTCACAGATAATCAGGTCGCTGGCCTTTGGCTGGATCCTCTCCCTGGGTTCAAAAAAGATGAGATCCTTATCGGCCAAGCCTAGCCAGCATGACCTGGCATTGCTTGGGAGCCTCCTGGAAAAAGGCGTCATCAAACCAGTCATTGACAGCAGGTATACGCTTGCGGAAGCGACAGAGGCCATGAACTACCTGAGCCAGGGACATGCATCAGGCAAAGTAGTTATCAGGATAGAATGA
- a CDS encoding MBL fold metallo-hydrolase — translation MKPEIIHFKLGLTSCYLIIGKEIVLVDTGMPNKLQSFKKVLSKHHIDPSRIKLIVLTHSHFDHCGSARDIRDFTGARIAIHESERDCVEQDNVIIPKGVNLKGKITQPLIFSFKIPFPKFSPDILIGEDPYPLSEYGIDGQIIHTPGHTLGSLSVVLNSGEAFVGCMAHNGFPFRSRAGLPIYAQDIDRIKENWKNLIDNGASFVYPGHGKPFPAEVMKNRLGYAGL, via the coding sequence ATGAAGCCAGAAATTATCCATTTTAAGCTTGGCCTGACAAGCTGTTATTTGATCATTGGCAAAGAGATCGTATTGGTTGATACCGGGATGCCAAACAAGCTTCAAAGTTTTAAGAAAGTCCTGTCAAAACACCACATTGATCCGTCGCGCATTAAACTGATCGTGCTGACACATTCCCATTTCGATCATTGTGGTTCTGCCCGCGATATCAGGGATTTTACCGGGGCCAGGATCGCCATCCATGAAAGTGAAAGAGATTGCGTTGAACAGGACAACGTCATCATACCCAAGGGGGTCAACCTCAAAGGCAAAATTACCCAACCCCTCATCTTCTCTTTTAAGATCCCTTTCCCGAAATTCAGCCCTGACATCCTGATCGGTGAGGATCCCTATCCGCTTTCTGAATATGGCATTGACGGGCAAATCATCCACACCCCCGGACATACACTGGGCTCGCTGAGTGTTGTTCTGAATTCCGGCGAGGCTTTTGTGGGCTGCATGGCGCACAACGGATTCCCCTTCAGGTCCAGGGCTGGCTTGCCCATTTATGCCCAGGACATTGACCGCATCAAAGAAAACTGGAAAAACCTGATTGACAATGGAGCCTCTTTTGTTTACCCGGGCCACGGGAAGCCATTTCCTGCAGAGGTCATGAAAAACCGGCTGGGATATGCTGGATTATGA
- a CDS encoding SMP-30/gluconolactonase/LRE family protein translates to MKNLLVILVAFLLFPFFSCNNSKKADSSEDNNKDPLAEQFKIAVYDSLVLTMVEPDAPFEILAKGFWWSEGPVWVDDLKAVLFSDVPANKIYRWSEQDSLGVYLASAGHSGPENKDSGLGSNGLLLDPQNRLIVCQHGDRRIARMEADLNDPQADFTTLAGSYGGKQFNSPNDLTIDQAGNVYFTDPPYGRPGNETGEIGINGVYKVSPDGVVSLLLDSLSMPNGIALSPDENTVYINQSNPDNPVLYRYAIAADGSLENGKVLFDFLALSENAEGLPDGLKVHQSGNIFATGPGGVHIISPDGKHLGLIHTLKATSNCAFDTEQKYLYMTTSDVLIRVRIRD, encoded by the coding sequence ATGAAAAACCTCTTGGTTATTCTTGTTGCTTTTTTACTTTTTCCATTCTTTTCCTGTAATAATAGCAAAAAAGCCGACTCCTCTGAGGACAATAACAAGGATCCTTTGGCTGAGCAGTTTAAAATAGCGGTTTACGACTCACTGGTCCTTACGATGGTTGAGCCCGATGCCCCTTTTGAAATCCTGGCAAAGGGATTCTGGTGGAGCGAAGGGCCGGTTTGGGTGGATGATTTGAAGGCGGTGTTGTTTTCGGATGTGCCTGCCAATAAGATCTACCGTTGGAGTGAACAGGACAGCCTGGGCGTTTACCTCGCATCGGCGGGACATTCCGGTCCTGAAAACAAGGATTCAGGCTTGGGTTCCAATGGGTTATTGCTTGACCCGCAGAATCGATTAATCGTATGCCAGCACGGTGACCGGCGTATTGCAAGGATGGAGGCGGATCTGAACGATCCGCAGGCGGATTTCACGACGCTTGCTGGCAGCTATGGGGGCAAGCAGTTCAACAGTCCCAACGACCTCACCATCGACCAGGCAGGGAATGTCTATTTTACCGATCCCCCTTACGGAAGGCCCGGGAATGAAACCGGTGAAATCGGAATTAACGGGGTGTATAAGGTGAGTCCCGATGGGGTGGTTTCCCTGCTGCTCGACAGCCTCAGTATGCCTAATGGCATTGCCTTGTCGCCTGATGAGAATACCGTGTATATCAATCAATCAAATCCGGATAATCCGGTTTTATACCGTTATGCGATCGCCGCAGACGGATCGCTGGAAAATGGGAAAGTATTGTTTGATTTCCTGGCATTATCAGAAAATGCTGAAGGGCTGCCCGACGGATTAAAGGTTCACCAAAGCGGCAACATCTTTGCCACAGGTCCCGGTGGGGTGCATATCATAAGCCCGGACGGGAAACACCTTGGTTTAATCCATACCCTCAAAGCCACCTCCAATTGTGCTTTTGATACGGAACAAAAATATTTGTACATGACCACCAGCGATGTGCTGATAAGGGTGAGGATTAGGGATTAG
- a CDS encoding aldo/keto reductase produces MSVKHKRLGKHGVLVSNLCLGTMNFGWHTSEEDSFNIMDRALELGINFFDTADVYGWSVEHGYTEEIIGRWLAQGGGRRDAVVLATKVFNPVDRKANLPEVNSDGRSLSAYKIRKHCEGSLKRLQTDWIDLYQMHHVDRDCPWDEIWQSFDTLTKQGKIVYTGSSNFAGWDIATACQEASKRGFMGLVSEQSIYNLNNRMVELEVIPACRHYGLGLIPWSPLGGGLLGGALEKNKGVRRNDKNQSEELEKKRPQLERYEALCREIGHAPGEVALAWLLHNPVVTAPIIGPRTIEQLESAVRAASIVLDEEVLKKLDEIFPGPGGEAPMAYAW; encoded by the coding sequence ATGTCAGTAAAACATAAGCGATTGGGGAAGCACGGGGTATTGGTCAGCAATCTTTGCCTGGGGACGATGAACTTTGGTTGGCACACCAGCGAAGAAGACAGTTTCAACATCATGGACCGCGCCCTTGAGCTGGGCATCAACTTCTTTGATACAGCAGATGTGTATGGCTGGTCGGTGGAGCACGGCTATACAGAAGAAATCATCGGGCGATGGCTGGCCCAGGGAGGCGGACGACGCGATGCGGTAGTTTTAGCAACAAAAGTCTTCAATCCTGTGGATCGAAAGGCTAATTTGCCTGAAGTCAACAGCGACGGGCGGAGCCTGAGCGCCTATAAGATCCGCAAGCATTGTGAAGGCAGCTTAAAGCGGCTGCAAACCGACTGGATCGACTTATACCAGATGCACCATGTTGACCGCGATTGTCCATGGGATGAGATCTGGCAGAGTTTTGACACCCTGACCAAGCAGGGTAAGATCGTATATACGGGTTCCAGCAATTTCGCGGGCTGGGACATTGCCACGGCCTGCCAGGAAGCATCCAAAAGGGGCTTCATGGGGCTGGTGAGCGAGCAGAGCATCTACAACCTCAACAACCGGATGGTAGAGCTGGAAGTGATCCCGGCCTGCAGGCATTACGGCCTGGGACTGATCCCCTGGAGCCCCCTGGGAGGAGGACTATTGGGAGGTGCACTTGAGAAAAACAAGGGCGTCAGGCGCAACGACAAGAACCAGTCGGAGGAGTTGGAGAAGAAACGCCCCCAGCTGGAAAGATACGAGGCGCTGTGCAGGGAAATCGGTCATGCCCCAGGGGAAGTCGCCCTGGCCTGGCTGCTGCATAACCCGGTGGTGACGGCACCCATCATCGGACCCCGCACCATTGAACAGCTCGAGAGTGCAGTAAGGGCGGCAAGCATTGTGCTGGATGAAGAGGTGCTTAAGAAGCTGGATGAGATCTTCCCTGGACCTGGGGGCGAGGCACCCATGGCATACGCCTGGTAG
- a CDS encoding GNAT family N-acetyltransferase, which yields MDKIEIKQLTPSDLDALQAIARQTFYETFVFTNTEENLRKYLDESFSADKLTTELNDPNAVFYFARLDKKVIGYLKVNFGPSQTAFQDDKAVEIERIYVLAEFHGKKVGQMLLEKSLEIARQKKAETVWLGVWEHNHRAISFYRKNGFVEFDTHIFIVGDDPQTDLLMKRKVARGVEHGHGEG from the coding sequence ATGGACAAGATAGAAATCAAACAGCTCACCCCCAGCGACCTGGACGCCCTGCAAGCCATTGCCCGGCAGACTTTCTATGAGACCTTTGTCTTTACCAACACCGAAGAAAACCTGCGCAAATATCTGGACGAAAGCTTTTCCGCTGATAAACTGACCACTGAGCTCAACGACCCGAACGCTGTCTTTTATTTCGCCCGGCTCGACAAGAAAGTAATCGGTTATTTGAAAGTAAACTTTGGTCCCTCGCAGACAGCGTTTCAGGACGATAAAGCCGTTGAAATTGAACGGATCTATGTGCTGGCTGAATTTCACGGGAAGAAAGTAGGGCAGATGCTTTTGGAAAAATCCCTGGAAATAGCCCGGCAGAAAAAAGCGGAGACTGTTTGGTTAGGCGTCTGGGAACACAACCACCGCGCGATAAGCTTCTACCGCAAGAACGGCTTTGTAGAATTCGACACCCATATCTTTATCGTCGGCGATGACCCTCAGACTGACCTGCTGATGAAACGCAAGGTGGCACGGGGCGTGGAGCATGGGCATGGGGAAGGATGA
- a CDS encoding transcriptional regulator: MYKDLDPLLHSQLRLTIVSMLVASDKVEFTHIREETQATAGNISVQIKKLQAAGYIRVEKTYKNNYPSTMLSITSKGLAAFETYVENLKKYLHPGK; the protein is encoded by the coding sequence ATGTATAAGGATCTGGACCCCTTGCTGCACTCTCAACTGCGGCTAACCATTGTTTCGATGCTGGTGGCCTCAGACAAGGTGGAGTTCACCCACATCAGGGAGGAAACCCAGGCTACGGCCGGCAACATCAGCGTGCAGATCAAAAAATTGCAGGCCGCGGGATACATCAGGGTGGAGAAGACCTATAAAAACAATTATCCCAGTACGATGCTATCCATTACCAGTAAAGGGTTAGCGGCCTTCGAAACCTATGTGGAGAACCTGAAAAAATACCTCCATCCTGGCAAATAA
- a CDS encoding ATP-binding protein, whose product MVSRAIEPLIQGRLADQKAIIVYGARQTGKTTVIKKIFQGREDVLWLNADEPNVRALFENISSSRLKAIIGEKNIVVIDEAQRIKDIGISMKLITDQLPDKKLIATGSSSFELANEIKEPLTGRKWEYGLFPLSFGEMVSYSGLLQEESMLPHRLVYGSYPEVITNPGNEKEILRQLTDSYLYKDILLWQNIKKADKLIQLLQALAMQIGSEVSFNELGQLLNLDNQTVEKYIQLLEQCYVIFRINAFSRNLRKELKRGRKIYFFDNGIRNALIANFNPPELRNDIGALWENYLVSERMKTLEYNRIWANSYFWRTQDQQEIDYIEERDGVLFAYEFKWNPKKQVKFSKTFTNAYPKHELKVIHRENFGEFLLP is encoded by the coding sequence ATGGTTTCAAGGGCAATAGAGCCGCTTATCCAGGGCAGGCTGGCAGACCAGAAGGCTATCATTGTTTATGGTGCCAGGCAAACCGGGAAAACCACTGTCATAAAAAAGATTTTTCAAGGCAGGGAAGACGTTTTGTGGCTCAATGCGGATGAACCCAATGTCAGGGCGCTTTTTGAAAACATCTCTTCGTCGCGGCTGAAGGCTATCATTGGAGAGAAAAACATTGTTGTCATTGATGAAGCCCAGCGAATCAAAGACATTGGCATTAGCATGAAACTGATCACGGATCAGTTGCCTGACAAAAAGCTGATAGCCACGGGTTCATCGTCATTTGAACTGGCCAATGAAATCAAGGAGCCTTTGACAGGCAGGAAATGGGAATATGGTTTGTTTCCCTTATCGTTCGGGGAGATGGTTTCCTATTCAGGCCTGCTGCAGGAGGAATCGATGCTGCCCCACAGGCTGGTGTATGGCAGCTATCCGGAGGTCATCACCAATCCGGGCAATGAAAAGGAGATCTTGAGGCAATTGACCGACAGTTATTTGTACAAGGACATCCTTTTATGGCAAAACATCAAGAAAGCCGATAAGCTGATCCAGTTGCTGCAGGCGCTGGCCATGCAGATTGGCAGTGAAGTCTCATTCAATGAGTTAGGTCAACTTCTGAACCTGGATAATCAAACGGTGGAGAAATACATACAGCTCCTTGAGCAATGCTATGTCATTTTCCGCATCAATGCCTTTAGCCGAAACCTGAGAAAAGAGCTGAAGAGGGGAAGGAAAATTTATTTCTTCGACAATGGGATCCGTAATGCCCTGATTGCCAACTTTAATCCCCCGGAGCTAAGAAATGATATTGGTGCCCTTTGGGAGAATTACCTGGTCAGTGAGCGAATGAAGACGCTGGAATACAACAGGATATGGGCCAATAGCTATTTTTGGCGCACCCAGGACCAACAGGAAATTGACTACATTGAAGAGCGGGATGGGGTTCTGTTTGCTTATGAATTTAAGTGGAACCCCAAAAAGCAGGTGAAGTTCTCCAAAACCTTTACCAATGCTTATCCAAAGCACGAACTCAAGGTCATTCATCGGGAAAACTTTGGGGAATTCCTTCTGCCATAA